From a single Endozoicomonas euniceicola genomic region:
- a CDS encoding phospholipase D-like domain-containing anti-phage protein yields the protein MIQRYSSRQQPLGRSFIREKLVGAQSYDRIAGFFRSSIFEVAGEALDSMTGKVRVICNSELLAEDVITAKAARQAMRRDWCAGEPEKLPEANHDRFKTLYEFLVSGKMEVRVLPDEAFGLVHGKAGVITLADGSKTSFMGSTNESLTAWKLNYEMVWEDDSQEAVDWVENEFNALWNHHLATPLSDFVITDIKRISGRVEIDRSTWQQEPDIDPAAAIVEIPVYRKEFGLWPHQKYFVKKAFDDHLKGGARYILADQVGLGKTVQLALAGMLMALQGNKPVLVIAPKPLTLQWQDELMELLDMPSAIWTGKQWLDEQGIAWPATGPESILKCPRRLGIVSQGLITSGSEVKDYLLAAHYECVIVDEAHRSRRKKITDSCLEEKADPNNLMRFLSQISQRTRSMLLATATPVQLHPVEAFDLLSILALGSDQVLGDPWSEWRKADRAVPMVMGESEIPVDEALAWSWVRNPLPQAEDHRTFRDLRRRLQLKPGDHVVDAGSFNQLRGPDKTKLRRVLPDYGRQHNPFIRHIIRRTRDYLEATIDPETGEPYLKPVKVQLFGEGDRDSIPLPLYFQKAYEKAEEFSEALSKRAKGAGFFKTLLLRRIGSTLYSGQRTVDKLLSEWAGAAGDEQEFSAFLEDEDDMDELSVSDSMKDLTPAEIRLLKLCKEALESSQDKDPKYLEVQRYLFEEQWLESGCIIFSQYYDSVWWLATQLSKEHLPDEAIAIYAGASRSGIMTNGLFRKINRDDIKKKVRSGQLRLVLGTDAASEGLNLQRLGTLINLDLPWNPTRLEQRKGRIQRIGQIRDTVKILNMRYRGSVEDRVHELLSDRLEDIHGLFGQIPDVLEDVWVDIALGEVEEATKLIDGVKHQHPFDEKYSRVENIDWESCRMVLSSDERRDVLSMGW from the coding sequence GTGATTCAGCGTTATTCATCCCGCCAGCAGCCACTGGGTCGGTCGTTTATCCGTGAAAAACTGGTTGGCGCACAATCCTACGACCGCATTGCCGGTTTTTTTCGATCCAGTATTTTTGAAGTGGCTGGTGAAGCCCTGGACAGCATGACCGGTAAGGTCAGGGTTATTTGCAATTCAGAGTTGCTGGCAGAAGATGTCATCACCGCCAAAGCCGCCCGGCAGGCCATGCGACGGGACTGGTGCGCCGGAGAGCCGGAAAAGTTGCCGGAAGCCAACCATGACCGCTTTAAGACACTCTACGAATTTCTGGTTTCCGGGAAAATGGAGGTGCGGGTTTTGCCTGACGAAGCCTTTGGTCTCGTGCATGGTAAGGCCGGTGTTATTACACTGGCCGACGGTAGCAAAACCAGCTTTATGGGCAGCACCAACGAGAGCCTGACCGCCTGGAAACTGAACTATGAAATGGTGTGGGAAGACGATTCCCAGGAAGCTGTAGACTGGGTTGAGAATGAGTTTAACGCTCTCTGGAATCATCATCTTGCCACTCCGCTCAGCGATTTCGTCATTACCGATATAAAGCGGATTTCCGGACGGGTTGAGATCGACAGAAGCACCTGGCAGCAGGAACCCGATATTGACCCGGCTGCTGCCATTGTCGAAATCCCGGTTTATCGCAAAGAGTTCGGCCTCTGGCCTCATCAGAAGTATTTTGTAAAAAAAGCCTTCGACGACCACTTGAAAGGCGGAGCCCGGTACATCCTTGCGGATCAGGTGGGGCTAGGTAAAACAGTACAGCTGGCGCTGGCGGGTATGTTGATGGCGCTTCAGGGGAATAAGCCCGTATTAGTGATTGCCCCCAAACCCCTGACTCTGCAATGGCAGGATGAGTTGATGGAACTGCTGGATATGCCATCTGCCATATGGACGGGTAAGCAGTGGCTGGATGAACAGGGTATTGCCTGGCCTGCTACCGGGCCGGAGAGTATTCTCAAATGCCCGAGGCGGCTGGGCATTGTCTCTCAGGGGCTCATTACTTCCGGTTCTGAAGTCAAGGATTACCTTCTTGCCGCTCACTATGAATGCGTCATCGTGGACGAAGCTCACCGCTCCAGACGGAAAAAAATAACCGACAGTTGTCTGGAAGAAAAAGCCGATCCCAACAACCTGATGCGCTTTCTGTCCCAGATCAGCCAGCGAACCAGAAGCATGTTGCTGGCTACTGCCACACCGGTTCAGTTGCACCCTGTTGAGGCTTTTGACCTGTTAAGCATTCTGGCACTGGGCAGTGATCAGGTGCTGGGCGATCCCTGGAGTGAATGGCGTAAGGCTGACAGGGCCGTGCCAATGGTGATGGGAGAAAGTGAAATCCCCGTTGATGAGGCGCTGGCCTGGAGCTGGGTCAGAAATCCATTACCACAGGCTGAGGATCACCGGACTTTCAGGGATTTAAGAAGGCGGTTGCAATTGAAGCCGGGTGACCATGTTGTCGATGCTGGCAGTTTTAATCAATTACGTGGTCCTGATAAAACCAAACTTCGCCGGGTGTTGCCAGACTATGGCAGACAACACAACCCTTTTATCAGGCATATTATTCGACGCACCCGGGACTATCTGGAAGCCACCATTGACCCGGAAACCGGTGAGCCCTATCTGAAGCCGGTTAAGGTTCAGTTATTTGGGGAGGGTGACAGAGACTCAATTCCCCTGCCTCTTTACTTTCAGAAGGCTTATGAGAAAGCCGAGGAGTTTTCCGAAGCCTTAAGTAAGAGGGCAAAAGGGGCTGGTTTCTTCAAAACTCTGTTACTGAGAAGGATTGGCAGCACGCTCTACTCCGGACAGAGAACCGTGGATAAACTGCTGAGCGAATGGGCAGGTGCTGCGGGCGATGAGCAGGAATTTTCTGCCTTTCTGGAAGATGAAGACGATATGGACGAGCTCTCGGTTTCTGATTCCATGAAAGATCTTACTCCGGCAGAAATCAGATTGTTGAAGCTTTGCAAGGAGGCTCTGGAGTCCAGTCAGGATAAAGATCCGAAATACCTTGAAGTTCAGAGATACCTGTTTGAGGAACAATGGCTGGAGTCCGGCTGCATCATTTTCTCGCAGTATTATGATTCTGTCTGGTGGCTGGCAACACAGTTGTCTAAAGAGCATTTACCGGATGAGGCTATTGCCATTTACGCCGGGGCTTCCCGTTCGGGAATTATGACAAATGGGCTGTTCAGAAAAATTAACCGGGATGACATCAAGAAAAAAGTCCGTTCTGGCCAGTTGCGTCTGGTGCTGGGTACGGATGCCGCCAGCGAGGGGCTGAACCTGCAGAGGCTGGGAACCCTGATCAATCTTGACTTGCCCTGGAACCCAACCCGTCTGGAGCAGAGAAAGGGACGCATCCAAAGAATTGGCCAGATTCGGGATACGGTCAAAATACTGAATATGCGTTACCGTGGCTCTGTGGAAGACCGGGTGCATGAGCTGCTATCAGACCGACTGGAGGATATTCACGGTTTGTTTGGCCAGATTCCTGATGTACTGGAGGATGTGTGGGTTGATATTGCCCTGGGAGAGGTGGAAGAAGCCACCAAACTGATTGATGGTGTAAAGCATCAGCATCCCTTTGATGAGAAATACAGCCGGGTGGAGAACATCGACTGGGAGTCCTGCCGCATGGTGCTGTCGTCGGATGAGCGTAGGGACGTGTTGAGTATGGGGTGGTGA
- a CDS encoding anti-phage-associated DUF1156 domain-containing protein: MVEDKVFIEEQFPVSLVSKETLKEGNAKQSQTITGLGKWWGRKELVLIRASILGMLMPVSNEPHKDREIFLKIMTMDDQGLWERCKAIPAKTIFESLTEEEQELYFSVSKGNRTGWDRETSQEQRDEITRRFFYSLSYDEKLEYCHRPEQITGPSEATWAEINSHLETDAYSLQQLIEQLGQKRFGRKPRVGDAFCGGGSIPFEAARLGCDAYGSDLNPVAAALSWAGINLAESEQRAEKVVAAQKVIFEKADQQITEWGIEHNENNWRANAFLYCTEVKCPTCDVLVPLANTWVVGPTSKVIAKLELDRDANRFDIKLVQNATKDQLKEAKEAATYKGSRVYCPACNEDHSIDSIRDTKGMRLWEKSDFMPKENDLFQERLYAIRWEETYIDDKGKEKTRRHFRAPDQEDQKRENKVIELLQEFFGEWHKNGYIPSKPVPTGKETERLHKERGWTHWHHLFTPRQLLIHGTLSKLIKAQTGGEYAAMLGLAKAADWDSKLCRWGTGAARESIAQTFYNQALNPLFNFAGKALPLLRNIFEITPPVLQTETAVIEITDARQVFIENDLWITDPPYADAVNYHELTDFFLAWYDKHLGRFFPDWYTDTREALAVKGKDEGFKRSMVEIYKNLAANMPDNGLQMVQFTHQDPSVWADLGMILWAAGLQVTSAWTVSTEAAIGTREGNYVQGTVLLILRKRLNDLDAFDDELIPEIEDAVKDQLDHMTAIDDQDHPNFGDTDYQLAAYAAALRVLTQYSEIEGINIENELYREKQKGVKSQFEKLIDQAVEIACNHLVPDGFDETHWKNLSADERLYLKGLELEKHGELRAGAYQELAKGFGVREYQFMYAKTKANAVRFKTAREFGRSNLKDHGFDASIVRHALFAVHETIKQESAQQGVNYLKTELKGFWNDRKKLIEVLRFLSRLEHIDHMDHWETDAEAASTLAGALENTNG, encoded by the coding sequence ATGGTTGAAGATAAAGTTTTTATTGAAGAGCAGTTTCCGGTTTCTTTGGTGTCCAAGGAAACCCTGAAGGAAGGAAACGCAAAGCAGAGTCAGACTATTACCGGGCTTGGAAAATGGTGGGGACGAAAAGAGCTGGTTCTTATTCGTGCTTCCATTTTAGGCATGTTGATGCCGGTTTCAAATGAGCCGCATAAAGATCGGGAAATTTTTCTGAAAATTATGACTATGGATGATCAGGGGCTTTGGGAACGCTGTAAGGCCATTCCGGCTAAGACAATTTTTGAATCGCTGACCGAAGAAGAACAGGAGCTTTACTTTTCCGTATCCAAGGGTAATCGCACCGGCTGGGATCGTGAAACCTCTCAGGAACAGCGTGATGAAATCACACGACGTTTTTTCTATAGTCTGAGCTATGACGAAAAACTGGAATATTGCCATCGTCCAGAACAAATTACCGGTCCCAGTGAAGCGACATGGGCTGAAATAAACAGCCATCTGGAAACCGATGCCTACAGCCTTCAGCAATTAATCGAGCAGTTAGGTCAAAAGCGTTTCGGTAGAAAACCACGGGTTGGCGATGCCTTCTGCGGTGGAGGCTCTATTCCTTTCGAAGCAGCACGCTTAGGCTGTGATGCTTATGGTTCAGACCTGAACCCGGTAGCGGCTGCGTTGTCATGGGCAGGCATTAATCTTGCCGAATCCGAACAGCGGGCAGAAAAAGTAGTAGCAGCCCAGAAAGTGATTTTTGAGAAGGCTGATCAGCAGATTACCGAATGGGGTATTGAGCATAACGAAAATAACTGGCGTGCGAATGCTTTTCTTTACTGTACAGAAGTAAAATGTCCGACCTGTGACGTATTGGTGCCACTTGCAAACACTTGGGTTGTAGGGCCAACCAGCAAAGTGATTGCCAAGTTGGAACTTGACCGTGATGCGAATCGCTTTGATATTAAGCTGGTGCAAAATGCTACTAAGGATCAGCTTAAAGAAGCGAAAGAGGCTGCTACATATAAAGGCTCAAGGGTTTATTGTCCTGCTTGTAATGAAGACCATTCTATAGATTCTATTCGTGATACCAAAGGTATGAGACTTTGGGAAAAATCTGATTTCATGCCCAAGGAGAATGATCTTTTCCAAGAGCGGCTCTATGCCATTCGGTGGGAAGAAACTTATATAGATGACAAAGGAAAAGAAAAAACTCGGCGTCACTTTAGAGCTCCAGACCAAGAGGATCAAAAAAGAGAAAATAAAGTAATAGAACTATTGCAAGAGTTTTTTGGGGAGTGGCATAAAAATGGTTACATCCCATCTAAACCAGTGCCTACAGGAAAAGAAACAGAACGCCTGCATAAAGAAAGAGGGTGGACTCATTGGCATCATTTGTTTACACCAAGGCAGTTATTAATTCATGGAACTCTCAGTAAGTTAATAAAGGCGCAGACAGGTGGTGAGTACGCAGCAATGTTAGGCCTTGCTAAGGCTGCCGACTGGGACAGTAAGCTCTGTCGGTGGGGTACGGGAGCAGCAAGGGAATCAATTGCTCAAACTTTTTATAATCAGGCTTTGAATCCCTTATTTAATTTTGCGGGAAAGGCCTTACCACTGTTAAGGAATATATTTGAAATAACCCCGCCAGTGCTTCAAACAGAGACAGCTGTAATTGAGATTACTGACGCAAGGCAAGTTTTTATCGAAAATGACCTTTGGATTACTGATCCACCTTATGCTGATGCGGTCAATTACCATGAACTAACAGACTTCTTCCTTGCGTGGTATGACAAGCATCTGGGGCGTTTTTTTCCAGATTGGTACACCGATACTCGTGAAGCTCTGGCTGTAAAAGGCAAGGATGAAGGTTTCAAGCGCTCAATGGTTGAAATCTATAAAAACCTGGCAGCTAATATGCCGGATAATGGCTTGCAAATGGTACAGTTTACCCATCAAGACCCATCTGTCTGGGCAGATTTGGGTATGATTCTTTGGGCTGCTGGATTGCAGGTAACGTCTGCGTGGACTGTATCTACTGAAGCAGCAATCGGGACTCGTGAAGGTAATTATGTTCAAGGAACCGTCCTCCTGATCCTCCGCAAACGCCTTAACGATCTGGATGCCTTCGACGACGAACTCATCCCCGAAATCGAAGATGCAGTAAAAGACCAGCTCGACCATATGACCGCTATCGACGACCAGGATCATCCGAACTTTGGTGATACCGATTACCAGCTGGCGGCCTATGCGGCGGCACTGCGGGTGCTGACCCAGTACAGCGAGATTGAAGGCATCAATATCGAAAACGAACTCTACCGGGAAAAGCAGAAAGGGGTGAAGTCCCAGTTCGAGAAACTGATTGACCAGGCCGTGGAAATTGCCTGTAACCATCTGGTGCCCGACGGCTTTGACGAGACCCACTGGAAAAACCTGTCCGCCGATGAGCGCCTGTACCTGAAAGGTCTGGAGCTGGAAAAACACGGCGAACTCCGTGCCGGGGCTTATCAGGAGCTGGCAAAAGGGTTCGGTGTGCGGGAATACCAGTTTATGTACGCCAAGACCAAAGCCAACGCCGTGCGCTTTAAAACCGCCCGTGAGTTTGGCCGCAGCAACCTGAAGGATCACGGCTTCGATGCTTCCATCGTGCGCCACGCCCTGTTCGCCGTGCATGAAACCATTAAACAGGAATCAGCTCAGCAGGGGGTGAACTACCTCAAGACCGAATTGAAGGGCTTCTGGAACGACCGGAAAAAGCTGATCGAAGTATTACGCTTCCTCAGTCGCCTGGAACATATTGACCATATGGATCATTGGGAAACCGATGCCGAAGCGGCCAGTACCCTGGCGGGTGCGCTGGAGAATACTAACGGCTAA
- a CDS encoding reverse transcriptase family protein, whose amino-acid sequence MTKKTYRDKPYYDSTGVGSLGTIAKMLDVRLEVLQSLCSDQEKHYHSFELVTNSGNKNKTRQIHEPKHLLKKVQKRINSRIFTNVKFPPYLQGGIKDEDNPRDYYANALAHINPQFVLSLDISNFYDNIKIEHVVKVFQQLCHFSPQVAELLAKLVTYNDTVPQGAVTSSYIANLVFFENEYKIVSRLRQQGFIYTRLLDDVAISAKKKITQDKKERIIKDVAKMATKSGVCINDKKTRFATKNTKDGLMEVTGLWVNHKQPKCLKKERQKVRTSVFQCEQEYKKNSTSEKFHKLWNRASGRVAKICRVGHPQAAKLRARLDKILPTYNDTEIKKMQIDLAGLKRVSASKRNHYGYIKRVNKLIYMCGILSRTHKKLAKSMRDTAKGLKPISTYEEFWEV is encoded by the coding sequence ATGACTAAAAAAACATATAGAGACAAGCCATACTACGACAGTACTGGTGTTGGATCATTAGGAACTATTGCAAAAATGCTAGACGTCAGGCTTGAGGTATTACAGAGCCTCTGTTCTGATCAAGAAAAGCACTACCACTCTTTTGAATTAGTAACGAATAGCGGTAATAAAAATAAAACTCGGCAGATTCATGAGCCGAAACATTTGTTAAAAAAAGTACAAAAACGAATAAATTCTCGAATTTTCACAAATGTAAAATTTCCGCCTTATTTACAGGGAGGTATAAAAGACGAAGATAATCCAAGAGACTATTACGCAAATGCTCTTGCCCACATAAATCCCCAGTTTGTTTTATCTTTGGATATCAGTAATTTTTACGACAATATAAAAATAGAGCATGTAGTTAAAGTTTTTCAGCAACTTTGTCATTTTTCACCACAAGTTGCAGAGCTTTTAGCAAAGCTTGTTACGTACAATGACACTGTTCCTCAGGGAGCCGTAACCTCGTCATATATTGCAAATCTTGTCTTCTTTGAAAATGAATACAAAATAGTCTCTAGATTGCGACAGCAGGGTTTTATTTATACTCGTTTGCTTGATGATGTGGCGATATCTGCGAAGAAAAAAATCACGCAAGATAAGAAGGAACGCATTATTAAAGATGTTGCTAAAATGGCAACGAAATCAGGTGTATGTATTAATGATAAAAAAACCAGGTTTGCTACAAAGAACACTAAAGATGGCTTGATGGAAGTAACTGGCCTTTGGGTCAATCATAAACAACCTAAGTGCCTTAAAAAAGAAAGGCAAAAAGTTAGAACATCTGTATTTCAATGTGAGCAGGAGTACAAGAAAAATAGTACTTCTGAGAAATTTCACAAATTATGGAATAGGGCGTCAGGCAGGGTTGCAAAAATTTGCCGTGTAGGTCATCCGCAGGCGGCAAAACTCAGAGCAAGATTAGACAAAATTTTACCTACATATAATGATACAGAGATTAAAAAGATGCAGATCGACCTTGCAGGTCTAAAGCGGGTATCTGCCTCGAAGCGTAACCATTATGGATATATAAAACGTGTGAATAAGCTGATTTACATGTGTGGGATTCTGAGTCGTACTCATAAAAAATTAGCAAAATCAATGAGAGACACTGCTAAAGGGTTAAAACCTATTTCAACTTATGAAGAGTTTTGGGAAGTTTGA
- a CDS encoding TnsD family Tn7-like transposition protein, whose amino-acid sequence MILTFPHPYPDETFYSWIARYHERSANHYAKVTVKSIYDSPYGCAIYNLPTGLESFCNQLLPLRKYHPEDILKYHTSLPYYSATFSKQRIASAKSKMLSNLNIGIHGLLGMQASSVAEFRYLRYCPDCLIEDAKQFGEPYWHRVHQLPGVLVCPDHHVSTLNSMVDKQNNHSQLYASAKDYAKPNLVQKNIRPSSQLIAIARESKKLLSHFRRPITSTRYRTQILSAGFNKGDLIDQGKLAEAFLNHWPATLLDELSVPSDLNSEHSWLKFITRRTRQGLKAHPLQHILLRLFLKEYQPVLQKEPTAEQKNYPASSYPCPNPFCPITDDLSAKLEETYQHHKSGPVFGVMGCECGFKFSANIESENIYQNNVLQYGTVWDTQFIQYVEQGHSIHKLEQLLSVSRPVIKKKALELKLSPKWSVQSRPTRLKRNFMDVRSKKHKQIFLRYRKKHPDASMKELREKINSTIKFLYRYERVWLNQHRPDQKPPCKPTPRIDWNKRDQSYLEEVKSIVTELNSMLGKPQKLTPFKISRILGQKNIFTKIPEKLPLTMAYLEKACNKEEHISRTFIWAAAKLRHDFQTLTRSKILSKAGIRYTPSDQHEALLNQLMDIPDETPYQPLKNRSSQNSGSS is encoded by the coding sequence ATGATCCTGACATTTCCCCATCCCTACCCAGATGAAACCTTCTACAGCTGGATTGCCCGCTACCACGAGCGATCCGCTAACCACTATGCCAAAGTTACTGTCAAGTCTATTTATGACAGTCCCTATGGCTGTGCCATCTACAACCTGCCCACCGGTCTCGAAAGCTTCTGCAATCAACTATTGCCACTGCGCAAATATCATCCGGAAGACATTCTCAAGTACCACACATCACTGCCCTACTACTCAGCGACGTTTTCCAAACAGCGCATTGCAAGTGCCAAATCCAAAATGTTGAGTAATCTGAACATTGGCATCCACGGCCTGCTTGGTATGCAGGCATCCAGCGTAGCAGAGTTTCGATATCTGCGATATTGTCCTGACTGCCTGATCGAAGATGCGAAACAATTTGGTGAACCTTATTGGCACAGAGTTCATCAGCTGCCTGGGGTGCTGGTTTGCCCTGACCACCATGTTTCCACCCTCAACTCAATGGTCGACAAGCAAAATAACCACTCTCAGCTCTATGCCAGCGCAAAAGACTATGCAAAACCCAATCTGGTCCAGAAAAATATACGACCAAGCTCACAGTTAATCGCCATAGCACGAGAAAGTAAAAAGCTACTTTCACATTTCCGGAGGCCAATCACATCCACTCGCTATCGTACTCAAATACTCTCTGCCGGTTTTAACAAAGGAGACTTGATTGATCAGGGGAAGCTGGCCGAAGCCTTCCTGAACCACTGGCCCGCCACTTTGCTTGATGAATTGAGCGTACCTTCTGACCTGAATAGCGAACACAGCTGGTTGAAGTTCATAACCCGCAGAACACGGCAAGGGCTTAAGGCACATCCACTCCAGCATATTCTTCTCAGATTATTCCTTAAGGAATACCAACCTGTACTGCAGAAAGAACCAACGGCTGAACAAAAAAACTATCCCGCCTCAAGCTATCCGTGCCCAAACCCATTTTGCCCTATAACTGACGACCTCAGCGCAAAACTTGAAGAAACCTACCAACACCATAAGTCTGGACCTGTTTTCGGAGTCATGGGGTGTGAATGCGGCTTTAAGTTTTCTGCCAACATTGAATCGGAAAATATCTACCAAAACAATGTGCTTCAGTATGGCACTGTATGGGATACCCAGTTCATCCAGTATGTTGAGCAAGGGCATTCCATACACAAATTAGAGCAGCTTCTTTCAGTTAGCAGGCCTGTGATAAAGAAAAAAGCCCTTGAGTTAAAGCTCTCTCCAAAGTGGTCTGTTCAATCCAGACCCACCAGATTGAAAAGGAACTTTATGGATGTTCGCAGTAAAAAACATAAACAGATTTTTCTTCGATACCGGAAGAAACACCCTGATGCGTCCATGAAAGAGCTCAGAGAAAAAATCAACAGCACCATCAAGTTTCTTTACCGATACGAACGAGTCTGGCTGAATCAACACAGACCAGATCAGAAGCCCCCCTGCAAGCCTACCCCACGCATTGACTGGAATAAGCGAGACCAAAGCTACCTTGAAGAAGTAAAATCCATCGTCACAGAACTGAATAGTATGCTTGGTAAACCACAGAAACTTACCCCTTTCAAAATCAGCAGAATTCTCGGACAAAAAAATATCTTCACAAAAATTCCTGAGAAGCTCCCTCTGACCATGGCTTATCTGGAGAAAGCCTGCAACAAAGAAGAGCACATCAGCCGCACATTCATCTGGGCTGCCGCTAAGCTACGTCATGATTTCCAGACTCTGACACGAAGTAAAATCCTGAGCAAAGCAGGCATTCGCTATACTCCGTCCGATCAGCATGAAGCCTTGCTTAACCAGCTTATGGACATCCCTGATGAAACGCCGTATCAGCCGCTCAAAAATCGCTCCAGTCAGAATTCAGGTTCCTCCTGA
- a CDS encoding retron Se72 family effector protein gives MTNDRGYINTYDPIKGFGFIRREKGKDVFFHYSELKTDEGKIGVGDYVTFSTEKSGKGLRAKEVVKES, from the coding sequence ATGACAAATGATCGAGGCTACATCAATACATACGACCCAATCAAAGGGTTTGGTTTTATACGTAGAGAAAAAGGAAAAGATGTATTTTTTCATTACTCCGAGCTTAAAACGGATGAAGGAAAGATAGGTGTTGGGGATTACGTGACTTTTTCTACTGAAAAATCTGGAAAAGGACTTCGAGCGAAAGAAGTTGTAAAAGAAAGTTAA
- a CDS encoding serine hydrolase domain-containing protein — translation MKKSILAATVALTAAFGAQALEVHKPDAAFLEQVGAIGITQDNWDRENESLTYQQAYKFTHHIKMNTGDYVWNLGETKQLLDLDKLTGNDFDGEYPLSTIIPFRLKMESLVVLKDGKLVHEQYWNGMHKAKTHLEMSATKSYTGILLSTFVAEGKVNMKDQLTKYLPELKGTGWDGATIEQVADMRSGIKVEFTPGLLYSDKMTETQDWNGPSKYDYKNIVEVAQELGQRDDVARGEAFDYLCMNTEMLAQIMERIEGKRYTEILEERLFKPMGAEYGAEMMTNRDGEAISSGGLHITARDGVKLMDIMMNEGKNRKGEQVVPKQFIDDLIEGNDEVRSAWKHDGFAAIHADAWYKDQIRVLNVDGRRYITFVGVSGQVTVGEPATGTVIKMHGAQDDWQHPRTVAMTFLDVVPTLLKAVEEMK, via the coding sequence ATGAAAAAATCAATCCTGGCAGCAACAGTAGCATTAACAGCAGCATTCGGCGCACAAGCACTAGAAGTTCACAAGCCTGATGCGGCATTTCTTGAGCAAGTTGGTGCTATTGGTATCACACAAGATAATTGGGATCGTGAGAATGAATCTCTTACTTACCAGCAAGCTTACAAATTTACCCACCACATCAAAATGAACACTGGTGATTACGTTTGGAACTTAGGCGAGACAAAGCAGCTTCTTGACCTGGACAAGCTAACGGGTAACGACTTTGACGGCGAATACCCACTAAGCACAATCATTCCTTTCCGTCTGAAAATGGAATCTCTAGTGGTTCTTAAAGATGGCAAGCTAGTACACGAGCAATACTGGAACGGTATGCACAAGGCTAAGACGCACCTTGAAATGTCAGCTACCAAGTCTTACACGGGTATCCTTCTATCTACGTTCGTAGCGGAAGGCAAAGTAAACATGAAAGACCAGCTAACTAAGTACTTGCCAGAATTAAAAGGCACTGGTTGGGACGGTGCGACGATTGAGCAAGTTGCTGATATGCGTTCTGGTATTAAAGTTGAGTTCACACCGGGTCTTCTTTACTCAGACAAGATGACCGAAACACAAGACTGGAATGGCCCGTCTAAGTACGACTACAAAAACATCGTTGAGGTAGCTCAAGAACTAGGTCAACGTGATGATGTAGCGCGTGGTGAAGCGTTCGACTACCTATGTATGAACACTGAAATGCTTGCTCAAATAATGGAGCGCATCGAAGGCAAGCGTTATACAGAAATCCTGGAAGAACGTCTCTTCAAACCAATGGGTGCGGAGTACGGCGCAGAAATGATGACAAACCGCGACGGTGAAGCTATCTCGTCTGGCGGTCTGCACATCACAGCACGCGACGGCGTTAAGTTGATGGATATTATGATGAACGAAGGTAAAAACCGTAAAGGTGAGCAAGTCGTTCCTAAGCAGTTCATTGACGACCTGATTGAAGGTAACGACGAAGTACGTAGTGCATGGAAACACGATGGTTTCGCAGCAATTCATGCTGACGCCTGGTACAAAGACCAAATCCGTGTACTCAACGTTGACGGGCGCCGCTATATCACGTTCGTAGGTGTATCTGGTCAGGTAACAGTAGGTGAGCCAGCAACAGGCACAGTAATAAAGATGCACGGCGCTCAAGATGATTGGCAGCACCCACGTACTGTAGCAATGACGTTCCTGGACGTAGTACCAACACTGCTAAAAGCAGTAGAAGAAATGAAGTAA